In a single window of the Mesoplodon densirostris isolate mMesDen1 chromosome 18, mMesDen1 primary haplotype, whole genome shotgun sequence genome:
- the SMG8 gene encoding nonsense-mediated mRNA decay factor SMG8, which translates to MAGPVSLRELLMGASAWTGSESPEGSPTEGGGGAAGGPEPPWREDEICVVGIFGKTALRLNSEKFSLVNTVCDRQVFPLFRHQDPGDSGPGIRTEAGVIGKAGGAGDPGAGSGDPVRGGVAVAEGNRTEPGSQDYSLLQAYYNQESKVLYLLLTSICDNSQLLRACRALQSGEAGGGLPLPHAEAHEFWKHQEKLQCLSLLYLFSVCHILLLVHPTCSFDITYDRVFRALDGLRQKVLPLLKTAIKDCPVGKDWKLNCRPCPPRLLFLFQLNGALKVEPPRNQDPAHPEKPKKHSPKRRLQHALEDQIYRIFRKSRVLTNQSINCLFTVPANQAFVYIVPGSQEEDPVGMLLDQLRSHCTVKDPESLLVPAPLSGSRRYQLIRQHSRQQLSFHTDTSSSSSSGQLVDFTLREFLWQHVELVLSKKGFDDSVGRNPQPSHFELPTYQKWISAASKLYEVAIDGKEEEPGSPTGELTSKILSSIKVLEGFLDIDTKFSENRCQKALPMAHSAYQSNLPHNYTMTVHKNQLAQALRVYSQHARGPAFHKYAMQLHEDCYKFWSNGHQLCEERSLTDQHCVHKFHSLPKSGEKPEPDRNPPVLYHNSRARSTGACNCGRKQAPRDDPFDIKAANYDFYQLLEEKCCGKLDHINFPVFEPSTPDPAPAKNESSPAPPDADADKLKEKEPQTQGESTSLSLALSLGQSTDSLGTYPADPQVGDNPEVHGQGEVKTEKRPNLVDRQASTVEYLPGMLHSNCPKGLLPKFSSWSLIKLGPAKSYNFHTGLDQQGFIPGTNYLMPWDIVIRTRAEDEGDLDTNSWPAPNKAIPGKRSAVVMGRGRRRDDIARAFVGFEYEDSRGRRFMCSGPDKVMKVMGSGPKESALKALNSDMPLYILSSSQGRGLKPHYAQLMRLFVVVPDAPLQIILMPQVQPGPPPCPVFYPEKQEITLPPDGLWVLRFPYAYVTERGPCFPTKENVQLMSYKVLRGVLKAVTQ; encoded by the exons ATGGCGGGTCCTGTCAGTTTGAGAGAGCTTCTAATGGGCGCTTCAGCCTGGACAGGCTCTGAAAGTCCCGAGGGGTCCCCTACAGAGGGTGGTGGGGGCGCGGCTGGCGGACCGGAGCCTCCTTGGCGGGAGGATGAGATCTGCGTGGTGGGAATCTTCGGCAAGACGGCTCTGCGCCTGAATTCCGAGAAGTTTTCACTTGTGAACACCGTGTGCGACCGACAGGTTTTTCCCCTCTTTCGCCACCAGGATCCTGGAGACTCGGGGCCTGGAATCAGGACCGAGGCTGGGGTCATCGGGAAGGCTGGTGGAGCCGGGGACCCTGGCGCCGGGTCCGGGGATCCAGTTCGGGGAGGTGTAGCTGTCGCGGAAGGGAACCGAACTGAGCCAGGTTCCCAGGACTACAGCCTTCTGCAAGCCTATTACAACCAGGAAAGCAAAGTTCTGTATCTTCTTCTAACTTCCATCTGTGACAATTCCCAACTTCTCCGGGCTTGTCGGGCCCTTCAGAGCGGGGAAGCTGGAGGTGGCCTCCCTTTACCTCATGCAGAAGCGCACGAGTTCTGGAAGCATCAAGAGAAACTGCAGTGCCTCAGTCTCCTTTACCTTTTCTCCGTCTGTCACATCTTGCTTCTGGTCCATCCCACTTGTTCCTTTGACATCACTTACGATCGAGTATTCAGAGCCCTGGATGGACTGAGACAGAAGGTACTGCCCCTCCTCAAAACAGCCATTAAGGATTGTCCCGTTGGCAAAGACTGGAAGCTCAACTGCAGACCTTGCCCACCTAgactccttttcctctttcaacTCAATGGAGCACTCAAGGTGGAACCCCCTCGGAACCAAGACCCAGCTCATCCAGAGAAGCCCAAGAAGCATTCTCCCAAAAGGAGACTGCAGCATGCCCTGGAAGACCAGATCTATAGAATCTTCCGGAAGAGTCGTGTCTTGACTAATCAGAGTATCAACTGCCTCTTTACTGTGCCTGCCAATCAGGCGTTTGTGTACATCGTTCCTGGAAGCCAGGAGGAGGACCCAGTAGGCATGTTGCTGGACCAACTTAGGAGTCATTGTACTGTGAAAGACCCTGAATCTTTGCTGGTCCCTGCACCCCTTTCTGGGTCCAGGCGATACCAGCTGATAAGGCAGCACAGCCGACAACAGCTTTCTTTCCACACTGACACTAGCAGTTCCAGTTCTTCCGGGCAGCTAGTGGATTTCACTCTTCGGGAATTCCTATGGCAGCATGTAGAGCTAGTACTAAGCAAGAAAGGTTTTGATGACAGTGTGGGCAGGAACCCACAGCCTTCCCATTTTGAACTTCCTACTTATCAGAAGTGGATCTCAGCAGCTTCAAAACTGTATGAAGTAGCTATCGATGGGAAAGAGGAGGAGCCGGGCTCTCCCACTGGGGAGCTAACGTCTAAGATTTTAAGCAGTATTAAAGTCTTGGAAGGGTTTTTGGATATTGACACAAAATTCTCAGAGAACCGGTGCCAAAAAGCTTTACCGATGGCCCATAGTGCCTACCAGTCAAATTTGCCTCATAATTACACAATGACTGTCCATAAGAATCAGCTTGCCCAGGCTCTTCGAGTGTACAGTCAACATGCTAGGGGTCCAGCCTTTCACAAGTATGCCATGCAGTTACACGAGGACTGCTACAAGTTTTGGAGCAATGGCCATCAGCTCTGTGAGGAGAGGAGTTTAACTGATCAACACTGTGTACATAAATTTCACTCCTTACCTAAATCAG GAGAAAAACCAGAGCCTGATAGAAATCCTCCTGTGCTGTATCACAATAGCCGAGCTCGATCCACTGGTGCCTGTAACTGTGGAAGGAAACAGGCACCTCGAGATGATCCCTTTGATATCAAGGCAGCTAACTATGACTTTTATCAG CTTCTGGAAGAAAAATGTTGTGGAAAATTGGATCACATCAATTTCCCAGTATTTGAACCAAGTACTCCAGATCCTGCTCCTGCCAAAAACGAATCATCTCCTGCCCCTCCAGATGCAGATGCTgataaacttaaagaaaaagaacctCAAACCCAAGGAGAGAGCACAAGCCTGAGTTTAGCTTTGAGCTTAGGCCAATCCACAGATAGTTTAGGTACCTATCCAGCTGATCCACAAGTAGGAGATAATCCAGAAGTTCATGGtcaaggagaagtaaaaactgagaaGAGACCAAACTTGGTTGATCGGCAGGCATCCACAGTTGAATATCTCCCAGGCATGCTACACTCAAATTGCCCCAAAGGTCTCCTACCCAAATTCTCCAGCTGGTCCTTGATTAAACTAGGCCCTGCTAAGTCTTATAACTTTCATACTGGTTTGGACCAACAGGGCTTCATTCCAGGAACAAACTATCTTATGCCTTGGGACATTGTCATCAGGACTAGGGCTGAAGATGAAGGAGACTTAGACACAAATTCTTGGCCTGCTCCAAATAAAGCTATTCCTGGAAAGAGAAGTGCAGTTGTAATGGGAAGAGGAAGACGGCGAGATGACATAGCGCGAGCATTTGTGGGCTTTGAATATGAAGACTCTCGAGGACGAAGATTTATGTGCTCAGGACCTGACAAAGTAATGAAAGTAATGGGAAGTGGGCCCAAGGAATCAGCTTTAAAAGCCCTGAATAGTGATATGCCCTTATATATTCTGTCATCATCTCAGGGTAGGGGGCTAAAACCACATTATGCTCAACTTATGAGGCTTTTTGTTGTGGTTCCTGATGCTCCTTTGCAGATAATACTAATGCCTCAG GTTCAGCCAGGCCCACCACCATGTCCAGTATTCTACCCAGAAAAACAAGAAATCACTCTCCCACCTGATGGCCTCTGGGTTTTGAGATTCCCATATGCCTACGTGACTGAGAGAGGACCTTGTTTCCCTACAAAGGAAAATGTGCAGTTGATGAGTTACAAGGTGCTCCGTGGGGTTCTTAAAGCAGTAACACAATAA
- the PRR11 gene encoding proline-rich protein 11 isoform X3: MYHMRGKLTNVPACALTTPGDSEAVPPASLPQPASRLPPPPPPPPPPPPPPPPPPPPLTAPLLLRKSDLTKARQPGPLKKNGPMHITVKDLLTVKLKKTQSFDERRKLVPSPKAQNPLVTVSDLRCVSLKPKSKVLSTRVTNVLITPGKSQLDLRKLLRKVDVERSPGGTPLTNKENMETGTGLTPVMTRALKRKFQLAHPRSPTQTLPLSTSSFDEQK, from the exons ATGTATCACATGCGTGGAAAACTTACAAATGTGCCTGCGTGTGCTCTAACCACCCCTGGAGACTCCGAGGCTGTACCGCCTGCCTCACTGCCACAGCCAGCCAGTCGTCTtcctccgcccccgcccccgcctccgccccctCCGCCCCCTCCGCCCCCTCCGCCTCCACCACTGACAGCACCTTTGCTGCTCAGAAAATCTGATCTCACTAAAGCACGTCAG CCtggaccattaaaaaaaaatggacccaTGCATATAACAGTTAAAGATCTACTGACtgtgaaattaaagaagacacagagtTTTGATGAAAGGAGGAAG CTTGTACCATCACCAAAGGCACAGAATCCACTAGTTACTGTCTCTGACCTGCGGTGCGTTTCCCTGAAACCGAAGTCCAAAGTGTTATCAACTCGAGTTACAAATGTCTTAAT TACTCCTGGTAAAAGCCAGTTAGATCTGCGAAAACTACTCAGAAAAGTCGATGTAGAGAG GAGCCCAGGTGGAACCCCACTTaccaataaagaaaatatggaaacagGAACTGGGCTGACCCCAGTAATGACCCGGGCCTTGAAGAGAAAGTTTCAG CTGGCTCACCCTAGAAGCCCAACTCAAACTCTGCCACTTTCTACAAGCAGCTTTGATGAACAAAAATGA